AGGCCAACCATAGTGGCGGCAGCCCCGGACGCCACCAGCGCCCACAAGAGCGACTGCGTCAGGGCGCGCCGGAAGCCGGCCGCCAGGTCGTCGGCCATGGCGTCGAGCGTCTGGTCGCCGTGGGCGTGCAGCGACTCCATCATGGCGTCCACGTGGCGCTGCAAGAAGTATGGCGCCAGCGCTTCGCCCGCCAGGAACATCGTGCCCAGCGCCACCACCACCACCACCAGGTAGGAGGGCAGCAGGCGCCAGTAGAGGCTCGAGCGGGGCGGCCGGGTCATCGGGCTAGTCATGCCACCTTGTAGCCGACGCCGCGCACGGTCACCAGCAGGGCGTCCGCGCCCACGCTGGCGAGCTTCTGGCGCAGGTTTGAAACGTGCACGTCAACCACGCGGTCGACGCCGGTGAAGTCGGGGCCCCACACGCGCTCGATGAGGTCGTTGCGGCCGAACACCCGCCCCGGCGCGCGCGCCAGCGCGAACAGCAGGTCGAACTCCAGCGTGGTCAGCTCCACCTCGCGCCCCGCGAAGCTCGCCTGGCGCTGCAGCGGATCGACGCGCAGGCCGCGATGCTCCACCGCCTCGTCCGCCTCCGCCACCTCGCGCGCCTGGCTGCGCCTCAGCACCGCGCGCACGCGCGCCACCAGCTCGCGCGGGCTGAACGGCTTCACCACGTAGTCGTCCGCGCCCAGCTCCAGCCCCACGATGCGGTCGCTCTCCTCGCTCCTGGCCGTCAGCATGATGACGGGCGTGCGCTGTGCGCGCCTGAGCGCGGTGAGGAACTCGGGGCCGGCCACGCCCGGCAGCATCCAGTCGAGCACCACCAGGGCCGGCGGCGCCGTAAGCGCCGCTTGCAGGCCGGCGGCGCCGTCGTGCGCCACCTCGACGGCGTAACCCTCGCGCGTCAGGTAGGCGCTCACCACCTGCGCGGCGTCAGCGTCGTCCTCCACCACCAGGATGCGGCTCATGACCACCAAACTAACACCCGTTTCCGGGACACCAATCCGCCCAACGCGACTTTACGCGGACCTTACACGACGCTTAAGCGACCGAAACAACCGGCCGCTACCGTGGACGACATGAGCGCGCCGCTGACGCACATGGCACCCCATGGACTATGGATGCTTCTTGGCACCGTCGCCCTGGTGCTGCTGGCGCTTGGCCTCCTGCGCGCGCT
The genomic region above belongs to Trueperaceae bacterium and contains:
- a CDS encoding response regulator transcription factor; the encoded protein is MSRILVVEDDADAAQVVSAYLTREGYAVEVAHDGAAGLQAALTAPPALVVLDWMLPGVAGPEFLTALRRAQRTPVIMLTARSEESDRIVGLELGADDYVVKPFSPRELVARVRAVLRRSQAREVAEADEAVEHRGLRVDPLQRQASFAGREVELTTLEFDLLFALARAPGRVFGRNDLIERVWGPDFTGVDRVVDVHVSNLRQKLASVGADALLVTVRGVGYKVA